A single Pseudodesulfovibrio aespoeensis Aspo-2 DNA region contains:
- a CDS encoding homocysteine S-methyltransferase family protein, translating to MPDFRSILRDDRIYFFDGGYGTLLQGRGLPPGLSPELWGLKAPEVIRGVHQEYLEAGADILTTNTFGGSRPKLGLDADPYELNRAMTRIARQVAGDRAFVAASIGPTGHFVEPLGDLTFRELVEIFKEQIRGCVDGGADLILGETHFDLAEARAVVVAARLVCSLPVAMSMTFEGPASLTGTTPLTFVDTMQNMGVELIGTNCSAGPEQMRDTLAAWAPRLTVPCFAEANAGLPELDAEGNTAFRLGPEPFAEQAVRFVDLGAKFIGGCCGTTPEHIRAVRGKVGDTPWRRPAPTDDAQMVLTSRSVSVPVGFSHPGVIIGERINPTGKPLLTSELQDGVFAEALRFAAEQIDLGAPVLDVNVGAPMADEKILLPGLIKALSGRFTTPLSIDSNDSGAVEAGLWVYPGSPLVNSISGEPGKMEALGPLCKLFGAPFILLPIVGRKLPVTATERLAVIEDLLVEAEGLGIPRRLIMVDALALTVSSKPEAARHSMEVMRRCRDDWGLPTTIGLSNISFGLPARELLNSTFLALSMASGLCSFIANPNSARIQETLHAAEALLNRDPQAARYIGRFSDWTGGGGSQAAPTARAATDTPDLPPVQAAVIKGDKGGVVPLVEAELDRGMTAMSIVNDLLIPGILVVGEKYERKEYFLPQLLQSAETMQVAFARLKPLLEADGGSADRPVVVMATVEGDIHDIGKNIVCLMLKNYGFDVVDLGKDVAAERIVDAAQERGAAIIGLSALMTTTMVRMEDTVRLVRERGLKTKVIIGGAVVTEKFCTAIGADGWSTDAVRAVKLAQSLVA from the coding sequence GTGCCCGATTTCAGATCCATCCTGCGCGACGACAGGATATATTTCTTCGACGGCGGTTACGGCACCCTGCTCCAGGGGCGGGGTCTGCCCCCCGGGCTGTCGCCCGAATTGTGGGGACTCAAGGCCCCGGAGGTCATTCGCGGCGTGCACCAGGAATACCTGGAGGCTGGCGCAGACATCCTGACCACCAACACCTTTGGCGGTTCAAGGCCCAAGCTGGGGCTGGACGCCGACCCCTACGAGCTGAACCGGGCCATGACCCGCATCGCCCGGCAGGTGGCCGGGGACCGCGCCTTCGTGGCCGCGTCCATCGGCCCCACCGGCCATTTTGTCGAGCCGCTGGGCGACCTGACCTTCCGCGAGCTGGTGGAGATATTCAAGGAGCAGATCCGGGGCTGCGTGGACGGCGGGGCCGACCTGATCCTGGGCGAGACCCACTTTGACCTGGCCGAGGCCAGGGCCGTGGTAGTGGCCGCCCGGCTGGTCTGCTCCCTGCCCGTGGCCATGTCCATGACCTTTGAGGGTCCGGCCAGCCTGACCGGCACCACGCCGCTGACCTTTGTGGACACCATGCAGAACATGGGCGTGGAGCTGATCGGCACCAACTGTTCCGCCGGGCCGGAGCAGATGCGCGACACCCTGGCCGCCTGGGCGCCGCGCCTGACCGTGCCCTGCTTTGCCGAGGCCAACGCGGGGCTGCCCGAGCTGGACGCCGAGGGCAACACCGCCTTTCGCCTGGGCCCAGAGCCCTTTGCCGAGCAGGCGGTCCGGTTTGTGGACCTGGGCGCGAAATTCATTGGCGGCTGCTGCGGCACCACGCCCGAGCACATCCGGGCCGTGCGCGGTAAGGTGGGCGACACCCCCTGGCGCAGGCCCGCGCCCACGGACGACGCCCAGATGGTCCTCACCTCGCGGTCCGTGTCCGTGCCCGTGGGCTTTTCCCACCCCGGCGTGATCATCGGCGAGCGCATCAACCCCACGGGCAAGCCGCTGCTCACCAGCGAGCTGCAGGACGGCGTCTTCGCCGAGGCCCTGCGCTTTGCCGCCGAGCAGATAGACCTTGGCGCGCCAGTGCTCGATGTCAACGTGGGCGCGCCCATGGCCGACGAGAAAATCCTGCTGCCCGGACTGATCAAGGCACTGTCGGGCCGCTTCACCACCCCGCTTTCCATCGACTCCAACGATTCCGGGGCTGTCGAGGCCGGGCTGTGGGTCTATCCCGGCTCGCCGCTGGTCAACTCCATCTCCGGGGAGCCGGGCAAGATGGAGGCGCTCGGCCCCCTGTGCAAGCTCTTTGGCGCACCCTTCATCCTGCTGCCCATTGTCGGGCGCAAGCTCCCGGTCACGGCCACGGAGCGGCTGGCGGTCATCGAGGACCTGCTGGTCGAGGCCGAGGGGCTGGGCATCCCCCGGCGGCTGATCATGGTCGATGCCCTGGCCCTGACCGTGTCGTCCAAGCCCGAGGCCGCGCGCCACTCCATGGAGGTCATGCGCCGCTGCCGTGACGACTGGGGGCTGCCCACCACTATAGGGCTGTCCAACATCTCCTTTGGCCTGCCCGCGCGCGAGCTGCTCAACTCGACCTTCCTGGCCCTGTCCATGGCCTCTGGACTGTGCTCGTTCATTGCCAACCCCAACTCGGCCCGCATCCAGGAGACCCTGCACGCCGCCGAAGCGCTCCTGAACCGCGACCCCCAGGCCGCCCGCTACATCGGACGGTTCTCGGACTGGACCGGCGGGGGCGGCTCTCAGGCCGCGCCCACTGCGCGCGCAGCCACCGACACCCCGGACCTGCCGCCCGTGCAGGCCGCCGTGATCAAGGGCGACAAGGGCGGCGTGGTGCCCCTGGTGGAGGCCGAACTGGACCGGGGCATGACGGCCATGAGCATTGTCAACGACCTGCTCATTCCTGGCATCCTGGTGGTGGGCGAGAAGTACGAGCGCAAGGAATACTTCCTGCCCCAGCTCCTCCAGTCCGCCGAGACCATGCAGGTGGCCTTTGCCCGGCTCAAGCCGCTGCTGGAGGCGGACGGCGGGAGCGCCGACAGGCCCGTGGTGGTCATGGCCACCGTGGAGGGCGACATCCACGACATCGGCAAGAACATCGTCTGCCTGATGCTCAAGAATTACGGCTTCGACGTGGTGGACCTGGGCAAGGATGTGGCCGCCGAGAGGATCGTGGACGCGGCCCAGGAAAGGGGCGCGGCCATCATCGGCCTGTCCGCCCTGATGACCACCACCATGGTGCGCATGGAGGACACGGTCAGGCTGGTGCGCGAGCGCGGACTGAAGACCAAGGTGATCATCGGCGGGGCCGTGGTCACCGAGAAGTTCTGCACCGCCATCGGCGCAGACGGCTGGTCCACCGATGCGGTCAGGGCGGTCAAGCTGGCTCAGAGCCTCGTCGCCTAG